In one Flammeovirga yaeyamensis genomic region, the following are encoded:
- a CDS encoding sulfatase family protein: protein MAFNQIAISNFLNKTISMIIEMITRMKLNLQHSIFFFLSLIFGLTSCQSSRSTAQLKEADDRPNIILFVSDDHGKDALGCYGNPVIKTPNLDQLAEDGTIFNNAFCTSASCAASRSVILTGKFGHATGSYGHTHDYHHFSTYETETSLPIILEENGYYTARIGKYHLAPEKVFHFQEVIPGNQRNTVEMANNVKKVFDKNEPFFLYFCTGDPHRGESTGPNWDDPNSFGNSKTGYQGVEEITYTPEEVLVPSFLPDTKESREELAQYYQSVSRIDTGFGKMMEHLKSSGKLDNTIVIYISDNGIAFPGAKTTLYEPGMNLPCIIKNPLLKEQDKVKNEFISWVDLTPTILDWAGVNYPKEQFHGQSFEGVLSGDDVAVRDEIYASHTFHEITMYYPMRVVRHQNYKLIFNIASGLEYPFASDLWVSSTWQQVYRSNGKYFGKRTVEDYLHHAEFELYDLEKDPDEIHNLVDSKAHQEVLETMKKKMKQFQQDTQDPWKVFWDKDYSLQGTGLNL, encoded by the coding sequence ATGGCTTTTAATCAAATTGCAATCAGTAATTTTTTAAACAAAACCATCAGTATGATAATCGAAATGATTACGAGAATGAAATTGAACTTACAGCATAGCATCTTTTTCTTTTTATCATTGATTTTTGGATTGACTTCTTGTCAGTCATCCAGGTCAACAGCACAGTTAAAAGAGGCCGACGATAGACCCAATATTATTCTATTTGTCTCCGACGATCACGGTAAAGATGCCCTAGGTTGCTATGGAAATCCCGTGATAAAAACACCCAACTTAGATCAGTTGGCCGAAGACGGAACCATCTTTAATAACGCCTTTTGTACAAGTGCTAGTTGTGCTGCAAGTAGATCGGTCATCTTAACAGGTAAGTTCGGTCACGCTACAGGTTCATATGGTCATACTCACGATTATCATCACTTTAGTACGTATGAAACGGAAACTTCCCTTCCTATTATTTTAGAGGAAAACGGATATTATACGGCTAGAATAGGGAAATATCATTTGGCACCAGAGAAAGTATTTCACTTTCAGGAAGTGATTCCAGGTAATCAAAGAAATACAGTAGAAATGGCCAATAACGTCAAAAAAGTATTTGATAAAAACGAGCCATTCTTCCTATACTTCTGTACTGGAGATCCTCATAGAGGAGAGTCGACGGGCCCTAATTGGGACGATCCCAATAGCTTTGGTAATAGCAAAACAGGTTACCAAGGTGTAGAAGAAATTACCTATACACCAGAAGAAGTATTGGTGCCGAGTTTCTTGCCAGATACAAAAGAATCGAGAGAAGAATTAGCCCAATACTATCAAAGTGTTTCTAGAATTGATACGGGTTTTGGTAAAATGATGGAACACCTTAAATCCTCAGGTAAATTAGACAACACTATCGTTATCTATATATCTGATAACGGTATTGCATTCCCTGGCGCTAAGACAACTTTGTACGAGCCAGGCATGAACCTGCCGTGTATCATCAAGAACCCATTATTGAAGGAACAAGATAAAGTGAAAAACGAATTTATTTCTTGGGTAGATTTAACGCCAACAATTTTAGATTGGGCAGGGGTCAACTATCCTAAAGAACAATTCCACGGTCAATCTTTCGAAGGCGTTTTAAGTGGTGATGATGTTGCTGTAAGAGATGAGATTTATGCTTCCCACACTTTCCACGAAATCACGATGTACTATCCAATGAGAGTGGTACGTCATCAAAATTATAAACTGATTTTTAATATTGCTTCTGGGTTGGAATATCCTTTTGCATCTGATCTTTGGGTATCTTCTACTTGGCAACAAGTGTATCGTTCGAACGGTAAATATTTTGGTAAAAGAACGGTAGAAGACTATTTGCATCATGCGGAATTTGAGTTGTACGATTTGGAAAAAGATCCAGATGAAATTCATAATTTGGTAGATAGCAAAGCACATCAGGAAGTATTGGAAACCATGAAAAAGAAAATGAAACAGTTCCAACAAGACACCCAAGATCCTTGGAAAGTATTCTGGGATAAGGACTACAGTCTTCAAGGAACTGGACTAAATCTTTAA
- a CDS encoding SDR family oxidoreductase, which yields MPFITFGKVDDIRNNYENEHSNNRRELWIGYCIAKHLKQNGHHVIGTSRNPSKSNDIDIQLIELDITSKESIEKLTDKLEEQNFSVDVLINNAGIAVNGCFEETTEDLARKQVETNFWGAISVTRKILPIMRKQGSGKIIFITSWGGLIGVPYQSFYSASKHALEGVAKSLRHEVKEFGIDVSTVEPGFFKSNLHNSFTLAPESIRDYDKSRTNALQTFDNSIENAPDPIAVAKTVNRIIYSKKPKMSYRVGKDGFWLPLLQFFNFNLFEMGTRRKFNLP from the coding sequence TTGCCTTTTATCACCTTTGGTAAAGTCGATGATATCAGAAATAATTATGAAAATGAACATTCTAATAACAGGCGGGAACTCTGGATCGGGTATTGTATCGCAAAACATCTGAAACAGAATGGTCACCATGTGATCGGAACTTCAAGAAACCCTTCCAAATCCAATGACATTGATATTCAGCTAATCGAGTTGGATATAACATCTAAAGAATCAATTGAAAAACTAACTGATAAGTTGGAGGAACAAAACTTTAGTGTAGATGTACTAATCAATAATGCTGGAATAGCGGTAAATGGCTGTTTCGAAGAAACAACTGAGGATCTAGCAAGAAAACAGGTAGAAACGAACTTCTGGGGAGCAATCTCTGTAACACGTAAAATATTACCGATTATGAGAAAGCAGGGTAGTGGAAAAATTATTTTCATTACCTCATGGGGTGGTTTAATCGGAGTACCCTATCAAAGCTTTTATTCGGCCTCTAAGCATGCATTAGAGGGAGTGGCAAAATCATTACGACATGAAGTGAAAGAGTTTGGAATTGATGTATCCACTGTAGAACCTGGATTTTTCAAATCAAACCTTCATAATAGCTTTACTTTGGCTCCTGAATCTATTCGAGATTACGATAAAAGTAGAACAAATGCGCTCCAAACCTTTGATAATTCAATTGAGAATGCTCCAGATCCTATAGCAGTAGCCAAAACAGTAAATCGTATTATTTATTCTAAAAAACCTAAGATGAGTTACAGGGTTGGAAAGGATGGATTTTGGTTACCTCTTTTGCAATTTTTTAATTTCAATCTATTCGAAATGGGTACTAGGAGGAAGTTTAATTTGCCTTAG
- a CDS encoding arylsulfatase, whose protein sequence is MKCFKTYMFAITILMLGGCASSNKSKSDSSAKKKPNIIYILADDLGYGDLSSYGQQKFTTPNIDALAEGGVKFTQHYCGSAVCAPSRSTLMTGQHTGHTPIRGNKELKGQEGQTPLPASAYTIAELMKDAGYKTGAFGKWGLGFIGSEGDAINQGFDEFYGYNCQRVAHRYFPEYLWENDKKDFLPGNDWTNKVTYAPDVIQEKTLDFIEDNKDKPFFVYVPYTLPHAELIAPADSVIEKFRGRYPETPHDESKRYTSDYGPNIKKEMYCPQETPHAAFASMIYTLDIYVGQIVDKVEELGIADNTIIMFASDNGPHQEGGADPAFFNSGGNLRGVKRDLYEGGVRTPFIVKWPNQIEAGITSDHISAFWDVLPTLADIVGMEVSAPTDGISFLPSLLGQEQKEEHPYMYWELPVRGGRQAVRLKEWKGVKYNITKGNAKLELYNLESDPEEMEDVSDQHPEVVKEIEEIMKNARVDNETFPLFSEAKKNS, encoded by the coding sequence ATGAAGTGTTTTAAAACTTATATGTTTGCGATCACGATATTGATGCTTGGTGGATGTGCTTCATCCAACAAAAGCAAAAGTGATAGCAGTGCGAAGAAGAAACCTAATATTATTTATATTCTTGCTGACGATTTGGGTTATGGAGATTTAAGTAGTTATGGTCAACAAAAATTTACCACACCTAATATTGATGCATTAGCAGAAGGTGGTGTCAAATTTACCCAACACTATTGTGGGTCTGCCGTTTGTGCACCATCAAGGTCGACTTTAATGACAGGGCAGCATACTGGTCACACACCTATCCGTGGTAATAAAGAATTGAAAGGACAGGAAGGACAAACTCCTCTTCCGGCATCGGCTTATACAATTGCAGAGTTAATGAAAGATGCTGGTTATAAAACAGGTGCTTTTGGTAAATGGGGATTAGGTTTTATCGGCAGTGAAGGCGATGCGATTAACCAAGGATTTGATGAATTTTATGGTTACAATTGTCAGCGTGTAGCACATAGATATTTCCCTGAGTATTTATGGGAAAACGATAAAAAAGACTTTTTACCAGGTAACGATTGGACCAATAAAGTAACTTATGCTCCTGATGTGATTCAGGAAAAAACATTGGATTTTATAGAAGACAATAAGGACAAACCTTTCTTTGTGTATGTTCCTTATACTTTACCTCATGCAGAGTTAATTGCTCCCGCAGATTCGGTAATCGAGAAGTTTAGAGGTAGATACCCTGAAACGCCTCACGACGAATCGAAGCGTTATACTTCTGATTATGGTCCGAACATCAAAAAAGAGATGTATTGCCCACAAGAAACACCACATGCAGCATTTGCTTCTATGATTTATACTTTGGATATCTATGTAGGTCAGATTGTAGATAAAGTAGAAGAATTGGGTATTGCAGACAATACAATCATCATGTTCGCCTCTGATAATGGCCCGCATCAAGAAGGTGGTGCCGATCCTGCTTTCTTTAATAGTGGTGGCAACCTTAGAGGTGTAAAAAGAGATTTATATGAAGGTGGTGTAAGAACTCCTTTCATTGTGAAATGGCCTAATCAAATTGAAGCCGGTATTACATCAGATCATATTTCTGCCTTCTGGGATGTATTACCAACCTTAGCCGACATTGTGGGTATGGAAGTAAGTGCACCTACAGATGGTATCTCATTTTTACCTTCCCTTCTTGGTCAAGAACAAAAAGAAGAACACCCTTATATGTATTGGGAACTTCCTGTTAGAGGTGGTAGACAAGCTGTTCGTTTGAAAGAATGGAAAGGGGTGAAATACAACATCACGAAAGGAAATGCAAAATTAGAGCTGTATAACTTGGAGAGCGATCCTGAAGAGATGGAAGATGTGAGTGATCAACATCCTGAAGTGGTGAAAGAAATTGAAGAGATCATGAAAAACGCTAGAGTGGATAACGAGACTTTCCCGTTGTTCTCTGAGGCGAAGAAGAACTCTTAG
- a CDS encoding PDDEXK nuclease domain-containing protein: MKNELEKPEYIDWIIGLKSKIRKARNKLVQSLNNQLIELYWLIGQEVVEKQESSNWGSNFIEQIAKELRGEFPDVKGFSRRNIYAIRQWYKFYSVKYEFVPHHVAQIPWGHNRLIISKVKDLDHAEFYCQQVLKNGWDRDYLEYKIEENFHDKIGLSSNNFQNTLPEDQSKLAQETLKDPYNFDFLGLQDHAYEKAIEDELVKNITKFLLELGKGFAFVGRQYKLEVSDNDYFIDLLFYHLELRSYIVIELKAGKFKPEYAGKLNFYLSAVDSQLKRKEDNQTIGILLCKKKDKIEAEYALRDINKPMGISEYKLTEAIPKDLQTKLPTIEELEKRLSKS; the protein is encoded by the coding sequence ATGAAAAATGAATTAGAAAAACCTGAATATATTGATTGGATAATTGGTTTAAAATCTAAAATTCGCAAGGCAAGAAACAAACTAGTACAATCATTAAATAATCAGCTAATAGAGCTTTATTGGTTAATTGGACAAGAGGTTGTCGAAAAACAAGAATCTTCCAATTGGGGTAGTAATTTTATTGAACAAATAGCCAAAGAATTAAGAGGTGAATTTCCGGATGTTAAAGGTTTTTCTAGAAGAAATATTTATGCAATCAGACAATGGTATAAGTTTTATTCAGTAAAATATGAATTTGTGCCACACCATGTGGCACAAATACCATGGGGTCATAATAGATTGATAATATCAAAAGTTAAAGACTTAGATCATGCAGAATTTTATTGTCAACAAGTTTTAAAAAACGGTTGGGATAGAGACTATTTAGAATATAAAATAGAAGAGAATTTCCATGATAAAATCGGTTTATCATCAAACAATTTTCAAAATACATTACCCGAGGATCAATCTAAATTAGCTCAAGAAACTTTGAAAGACCCTTATAATTTTGACTTTTTAGGTTTACAAGATCATGCTTATGAAAAGGCTATAGAAGATGAACTAGTGAAAAACATTACAAAATTCTTATTGGAATTAGGAAAAGGTTTTGCTTTTGTAGGTCGTCAATATAAATTAGAAGTTAGTGATAATGACTATTTTATTGATCTCCTATTTTATCATCTTGAATTAAGAAGTTATATAGTAATTGAATTAAAAGCAGGAAAGTTTAAACCTGAATATGCAGGGAAATTAAATTTTTATTTATCCGCTGTTGATAGTCAATTAAAAAGAAAAGAAGATAATCAAACTATTGGAATTCTACTCTGTAAGAAAAAAGATAAAATTGAGGCAGAGTATGCCTTAAGAGATATAAATAAGCCAATGGGGATAAGTGAATATAAACTTACGGAAGCAATACCTAAAGATTTACAAACTAAACTTCCAACTATAGAAGAATTAGAAAAAAGGTTATCAAAGAGTTAA
- a CDS encoding diacylglycerol kinase family protein, whose product MKEEKFKISKRLKSFTYAFNGLKILIKEEHNARIHVLATVCVVILGILLKITILEWIAVIFAIGLVISSEIFNSAIENIADYLTKEKREEIKRIKDLAAAGVLICAIAALIIGLLIFIPKIIEICNSN is encoded by the coding sequence ATGAAAGAAGAAAAATTTAAAATAAGTAAACGATTAAAAAGTTTTACGTATGCTTTTAATGGTTTGAAAATTTTGATTAAGGAAGAACATAATGCCCGAATACATGTACTTGCCACAGTTTGTGTTGTGATTTTAGGCATACTTCTAAAAATTACAATACTCGAATGGATTGCAGTTATTTTTGCTATTGGTCTAGTTATTTCTAGTGAAATATTTAATTCTGCAATTGAAAATATTGCTGATTACTTAACTAAAGAAAAACGAGAGGAGATTAAAAGAATAAAAGATTTGGCAGCTGCAGGAGTTTTAATATGTGCAATAGCTGCATTAATAATAGGGCTACTTATATTTATTCCCAAAATAATTGAAATATGTAATTCAAATTAA
- a CDS encoding sialate O-acetylesterase — translation MKKLITFVLCVFASLTLSAQETYIILLGGQSNMAGRGQFDELSEADKQRVDKAAEMISIVFNGRPEVPLSYQSASKRQSNYGPELFFGVTLHERFPDKKFVFVKESLGGTSLLGAWNPNWTEETAKLSERDEKRQKVKLYEQHTKAITTTLAAHPKAKIIGMLWMQGEKDTRLEVSATTYGENLQKLVNAYRTDFKVKDMPFFFGQINCPPRGNYLDGVEIVRQQMSASADKSKGLYMIPTSMDESWSDYPKRNDNVHYTTEGQKRLGTAFAEAFCGEVM, via the coding sequence ATGAAAAAACTAATTACATTCGTTCTCTGTGTGTTTGCATCACTTACTCTTAGTGCACAAGAAACATATATTATCCTTTTAGGAGGTCAATCCAACATGGCCGGAAGGGGACAGTTTGATGAACTCAGCGAGGCTGACAAACAAAGAGTAGACAAAGCGGCTGAAATGATTTCTATCGTTTTTAATGGACGACCTGAGGTCCCTTTATCTTATCAATCAGCCTCAAAAAGACAAAGTAATTACGGGCCAGAATTGTTTTTTGGCGTCACTTTACATGAACGATTTCCTGATAAAAAATTCGTGTTTGTCAAAGAGTCTTTAGGAGGGACATCTCTTTTAGGTGCTTGGAACCCGAATTGGACGGAGGAGACTGCAAAGCTATCAGAACGTGATGAAAAACGTCAGAAAGTGAAACTATATGAGCAGCATACAAAAGCGATCACAACCACTTTAGCGGCACACCCTAAGGCAAAGATTATTGGTATGCTTTGGATGCAAGGCGAAAAAGATACACGTTTAGAGGTTTCTGCTACAACTTACGGTGAAAACCTACAAAAATTAGTCAACGCCTATAGAACCGATTTTAAAGTGAAAGATATGCCGTTCTTCTTCGGACAAATCAATTGTCCACCAAGAGGAAACTATCTTGATGGTGTGGAGATTGTTCGACAACAAATGTCAGCATCAGCAGATAAGTCAAAAGGATTATATATGATTCCAACTTCTATGGACGAATCTTGGAGCGATTATCCAAAACGAAATGACAATGTGCATTATACCACTGAAGGTCAAAAAAGATTAGGGACTGCATTTGCGGAAGCATTCTGTGGGGAGGTGATGTAA
- a CDS encoding glycoside hydrolase family 2 TIM barrel-domain containing protein — protein MKHLLLIWGIFLLTSLSIQAQERINFNEHWKFKLGDQTGADKTNFNDNDWRKLNLPHDWSIEGDYNENHPMGDKCGYLPAGIGWYRKTIQVPEEWKGKSVNITFDGVFMNSTVWANGKKLGNRPFGWITFQYDISKEVDTNNEITFAVRVDNDAQPSARWYTGSGIYANTWIDVKSKLHVPMSGIFVRTKKDEVTITTEIQNDFDKTQKGELITSIVDANGNEVAVAESKLTIGSGKHQEITQKLKIANPHLWSTVSPYLYKAITKISSKKIDEEYITNFGVRDVEWKPGEGLFINGVETKMQGICNHQEAGALGAAVPDKILRFRIQQLKDMGVNAIRTAHNPQTPQFYAMCDEMGMIVMDEIFDGWHKKAANDYGAHFFKEWWDRDLTDWIKRDRNHPSIIIYSVGNETKGEEAAKALVERCHELDNTRPVTSGHSGSNHMDVFGVNGHSERKGFFDHLSNDRVFVGTENTHTWQVRGFYRTKTWYRDGYPCVRHQPYEYPDLTEEEVFTYDWTKSANKKSYKQIFTSSYDNAIVRLNSRQNIEQLRDIPNYAGSFRWTGHDYLGEAGFVHGGWPFKASIVGAIDLANFEKDLFYLYQSQWTSKPMIHILPHWTHPTLEKGTEIPVWVYSNCDEVELFLNGQSLGKQSPGKSWDKMQCEWLVGFQEGELKAIGYKDRKAIVNQVIRSADAPSQLKLTVDGEGMKNQKEDIVQVRIASEDAKGEFYPYGENRSFYHVEGSGKIKALDNGSPVDVEKHFEAKDRIAFYGLTRAYIESTDADGAIDLYVGAILGEKRLITSKQVHIDVKKISLRGKSSKGKIDIYYTIDGSRPTTASSKYTAPFLIELGTTVKAIVVLENKEIMRMHEKFADDEGFEWKTVMTATNPGGDQAEDATFDGVTISTEGENFNGKGFIDYGKNEGGYVEFYQENDGSEGEYTLRLRYSAAKRDIQEHTLTLNVNGRKQVIALPSCDKYRKEWKEFEVKVQLGIGANTIRLTALKVNGFCLDEMKAI, from the coding sequence ATGAAGCATTTACTATTAATTTGGGGAATATTTTTACTAACGTCCCTTTCAATCCAAGCTCAAGAGAGAATAAATTTTAATGAGCATTGGAAATTTAAATTAGGCGATCAAACCGGAGCCGATAAAACCAATTTTAATGATAATGATTGGAGGAAATTAAACTTGCCTCATGATTGGAGTATTGAAGGCGACTATAATGAAAACCACCCGATGGGTGATAAATGTGGTTATTTACCTGCCGGTATTGGTTGGTACAGAAAAACAATTCAAGTGCCTGAAGAGTGGAAAGGTAAATCAGTAAATATCACTTTTGACGGAGTGTTTATGAACTCTACGGTTTGGGCTAATGGAAAAAAATTAGGAAATAGACCTTTTGGGTGGATCACTTTCCAATATGATATTTCTAAAGAAGTAGATACAAATAACGAAATTACTTTTGCTGTTCGTGTAGATAACGATGCTCAACCTTCTGCAAGGTGGTACACAGGTTCAGGTATTTATGCAAACACATGGATTGATGTAAAGTCAAAACTTCATGTGCCTATGTCGGGTATTTTTGTAAGAACAAAAAAGGACGAAGTAACTATTACTACTGAGATTCAAAACGATTTTGATAAAACGCAAAAAGGTGAATTGATTACATCTATTGTGGATGCCAATGGTAATGAAGTGGCAGTGGCCGAATCAAAATTAACTATCGGTTCAGGAAAACATCAAGAAATAACACAAAAATTAAAGATCGCTAATCCACACTTATGGTCAACTGTTTCTCCATACTTATATAAAGCAATCACTAAAATTTCTTCGAAAAAAATCGATGAAGAATATATAACAAATTTTGGTGTTCGTGATGTAGAATGGAAGCCCGGGGAAGGGTTATTTATTAACGGAGTAGAAACTAAAATGCAAGGGATTTGTAATCACCAAGAAGCAGGTGCTTTAGGGGCTGCAGTTCCTGATAAAATTCTAAGATTTAGAATCCAACAATTGAAAGATATGGGTGTGAATGCTATCCGTACTGCTCATAACCCTCAAACACCTCAATTCTATGCAATGTGTGATGAGATGGGAATGATTGTAATGGACGAAATTTTTGACGGTTGGCACAAAAAAGCGGCAAACGATTACGGGGCTCATTTCTTTAAAGAATGGTGGGATCGTGATTTAACAGATTGGATCAAAAGAGATAGAAACCATCCATCAATAATTATCTATTCAGTAGGTAACGAAACAAAAGGAGAAGAAGCCGCGAAAGCGTTGGTAGAAAGATGTCATGAACTAGACAATACACGCCCAGTTACTTCGGGTCACTCTGGTTCTAATCATATGGATGTATTTGGTGTAAATGGTCATAGTGAACGCAAAGGTTTCTTCGATCATTTATCAAACGATAGAGTGTTTGTGGGTACAGAAAATACACACACTTGGCAAGTAAGAGGTTTCTATAGAACAAAAACATGGTATAGAGATGGTTATCCATGCGTTCGTCATCAACCTTACGAATATCCCGATTTAACAGAAGAAGAGGTATTTACGTATGATTGGACAAAATCTGCTAACAAAAAAAGTTACAAACAAATATTTACTTCAAGTTATGATAACGCAATAGTTCGTCTTAATTCAAGACAAAATATTGAGCAATTAAGAGACATTCCTAATTATGCAGGTTCTTTTAGATGGACAGGTCATGATTATCTTGGAGAAGCAGGTTTTGTACATGGTGGTTGGCCTTTCAAAGCATCTATCGTTGGAGCTATTGATTTAGCCAATTTCGAGAAAGATTTGTTCTATTTATACCAATCTCAATGGACTTCTAAACCAATGATTCACATTTTACCTCACTGGACACACCCTACTTTAGAGAAAGGAACAGAAATTCCAGTTTGGGTCTATTCTAATTGTGATGAAGTGGAATTGTTCTTAAATGGTCAATCTTTAGGAAAACAAAGCCCTGGAAAATCATGGGATAAAATGCAATGTGAATGGCTAGTAGGTTTCCAAGAAGGCGAACTGAAGGCAATTGGTTATAAAGACAGAAAAGCAATTGTTAATCAAGTAATAAGATCAGCAGATGCTCCTTCTCAATTGAAATTAACAGTTGATGGTGAAGGGATGAAGAACCAAAAAGAAGACATTGTTCAAGTACGTATAGCCTCGGAAGATGCTAAAGGTGAATTTTATCCTTATGGTGAAAATAGAAGTTTTTATCACGTTGAAGGTTCAGGTAAAATCAAGGCATTGGATAACGGAAGTCCGGTTGATGTGGAAAAACATTTTGAAGCCAAAGATAGAATTGCCTTTTATGGTCTGACTAGAGCATATATTGAAAGTACAGATGCTGATGGAGCTATTGATTTATATGTTGGAGCAATCTTGGGAGAGAAAAGGTTGATCACTTCAAAACAAGTACATATCGATGTTAAAAAAATCTCACTAAGAGGTAAATCTTCTAAAGGAAAGATCGACATTTATTATACTATTGACGGTTCAAGACCAACAACAGCATCTTCAAAATATACAGCACCATTCTTAATTGAATTAGGAACAACAGTTAAAGCAATTGTTGTTTTAGAAAACAAAGAAATCATGAGAATGCATGAAAAATTTGCTGATGATGAAGGTTTTGAATGGAAAACAGTAATGACAGCAACAAACCCTGGAGGTGATCAAGCAGAAGACGCCACTTTTGATGGTGTAACTATCTCTACCGAAGGTGAAAACTTTAACGGTAAAGGCTTTATTGATTATGGAAAAAACGAAGGTGGATATGTAGAGTTCTATCAAGAGAACGATGGTAGTGAAGGAGAATATACCTTAAGACTAAGATACTCTGCAGCTAAGAGAGATATTCAAGAGCATACGTTAACGTTAAACGTGAACGGTAGGAAACAGGTCATTGCTTTACCATCGTGTGATAAATACCGTAAAGAGTGGAAAGAATTTGAGGTGAAAGTACAATTAGGTATTGGTGCCAATACGATTCGTTTAACCGCTTTAAAAGTAAATGGCTTCTGTCTAGACGAAATGAAAGCCATTTAA